From a single Cupriavidus taiwanensis LMG 19424 genomic region:
- a CDS encoding DUF4390 domain-containing protein → MPSTPRLSGFRVEDLRADTGADSVPGRRTPLARWALALLLALAAALWLPRAAQAQVIEATEARVEYQDGGFELAASFDFDLPPALEDALHKGISLYFAVDFQLSRSRWYWFDDKPVNTTRSVRLSYQPLTRQYRISTGGLQLPFTRLKSALQFIQRVRGWRVFERSAVKPGETYNAEVRMRLDLSQLPKPFQINAVNTRDWNLASDWRRFTYTVPTDLNAPPAPAPQPPAPPPALPALPASPTVPMPAPAPASAPAAANERGLMEGRGLYLQTASFALSPATLAQPAPSQP, encoded by the coding sequence ATGCCGAGCACGCCGCGCCTGTCAGGCTTTCGCGTTGAAGACCTCCGCGCCGACACCGGCGCGGATTCCGTGCCCGGCCGGCGCACCCCGCTGGCGCGCTGGGCACTGGCGCTGCTTCTGGCGCTGGCCGCCGCGCTGTGGCTGCCCCGCGCAGCGCAGGCGCAGGTCATCGAGGCCACCGAGGCCCGCGTCGAATACCAGGACGGCGGCTTCGAGCTTGCCGCGAGCTTCGACTTCGACCTGCCGCCCGCACTCGAGGACGCGCTGCACAAGGGCATCTCGCTGTATTTCGCGGTCGACTTCCAGCTGTCGCGCTCGCGCTGGTACTGGTTCGACGACAAGCCGGTCAACACCACCCGCAGCGTGCGCTTGTCGTACCAGCCGCTGACGCGCCAGTACCGCATCTCCACCGGCGGCCTGCAGCTGCCGTTCACACGCCTGAAGAGCGCGCTGCAGTTTATCCAGCGCGTGCGCGGCTGGCGCGTGTTCGAGCGCAGCGCGGTCAAGCCCGGCGAGACCTACAACGCCGAGGTGCGCATGCGGCTTGACCTGTCGCAGTTGCCCAAGCCGTTCCAGATCAACGCCGTCAACACACGCGACTGGAACCTGGCGTCCGACTGGCGGCGCTTCACCTATACCGTGCCGACCGACCTGAACGCGCCGCCCGCGCCCGCGCCGCAGCCGCCGGCACCGCCACCGGCATTGCCTGCGTTGCCGGCCTCGCCGACCGTGCCCATGCCCGCACCGGCTCCGGCATCGGCGCCTGCGGCGGCCAACGAGCGCGGCCTGATGGAAGGACGCGGCCTGTATCTGCAGACCGCGTCGTTCGCGCTGTCGCCGGCGACGCTGGCGCAGCCCGCGCCGAGCCAGCCATGA
- the rsmB gene encoding 16S rRNA (cytosine(967)-C(5))-methyltransferase RsmB → MRLPPDSLAFQMLGAATAVRAVSEGTALPQAIEDAAAQLKLDRVRDAATRGALQDIAYRTMRQFGTARALVTKLVTRPPGAQVDSLLAVALALLLEHGPGPRDRHDGADAARHEADAGRPGYSTFTVVDQAVSAAASEPKTAHARGLVNAVLRRFLRERKALLAEVNRDEQARWNLPPWWLRLLREAYPDQWMALAASANVRPPMTVRVNTARVSVPQYRTDLANAGLAGHVVGPQAVRLVRAVPVNQLPGFAEGVVSVQDAGAQLAAPLLEVADGMRVLDACAAPGGKTGHLLELADIEVTAVESDPQRATRIGENLARLGKSAKIVVGDASRPADWWDGQPFDRILADVPCSASGIVRRHPDIRWLRRETDIARLITEQRRIVSQLWPLLKPGGILVYVTCSIFPTEGEEQARWFGEQLADAIRLQAPGQLLPGTHATLAAGADGDKATLDSSTDGTSLPSDHDGFFYARFQKRA, encoded by the coding sequence ATGCGCCTGCCACCCGATTCGCTTGCCTTCCAGATGCTTGGTGCCGCCACCGCGGTGCGCGCCGTCAGCGAAGGCACCGCCTTGCCCCAGGCGATCGAGGACGCCGCCGCGCAACTGAAGCTGGACCGCGTGCGCGATGCCGCCACCCGCGGCGCGCTGCAGGACATCGCCTACCGCACCATGCGCCAGTTCGGCACCGCGCGTGCGCTGGTGACGAAGCTGGTAACGCGGCCGCCCGGTGCACAGGTCGATTCGCTGCTGGCGGTGGCGCTGGCGCTGTTGCTGGAACATGGGCCCGGTCCGCGCGACCGCCACGACGGCGCCGACGCGGCGCGCCACGAGGCCGACGCCGGCCGTCCGGGCTACAGCACCTTCACGGTGGTCGACCAGGCCGTGAGCGCGGCCGCCTCCGAACCCAAGACCGCGCACGCACGCGGACTGGTCAACGCGGTGCTGCGTCGGTTCCTGCGCGAGCGCAAGGCGCTGCTGGCCGAGGTCAACCGCGACGAGCAGGCGCGCTGGAACCTGCCGCCGTGGTGGCTGCGCCTGCTGCGCGAGGCCTACCCCGACCAGTGGATGGCGCTGGCCGCCAGCGCCAACGTGCGGCCGCCGATGACGGTACGCGTCAACACCGCGCGCGTGTCCGTGCCGCAATACCGCACCGACCTGGCCAACGCCGGCCTGGCGGGGCACGTGGTCGGTCCGCAGGCCGTACGCCTGGTGCGCGCGGTGCCGGTGAACCAGCTGCCGGGCTTTGCCGAAGGCGTGGTGTCGGTGCAGGATGCCGGCGCGCAACTCGCCGCGCCGCTGCTCGAAGTGGCCGACGGCATGCGCGTGCTCGATGCCTGCGCGGCGCCCGGCGGCAAGACCGGGCATCTGCTGGAGCTGGCCGATATCGAAGTGACCGCGGTCGAGAGCGACCCGCAGCGCGCCACCCGCATCGGCGAGAACCTGGCGCGCCTGGGCAAGTCGGCAAAGATCGTGGTCGGCGATGCCAGCCGGCCCGCCGACTGGTGGGACGGGCAACCCTTCGACCGCATCCTCGCCGACGTGCCGTGCTCGGCCTCGGGCATCGTGCGGCGCCATCCGGACATCCGCTGGCTGCGCCGCGAAACCGATATCGCCAGGCTCATCACCGAGCAGCGCCGCATCGTCTCGCAGCTGTGGCCCCTGCTCAAGCCGGGCGGCATCCTGGTCTATGTCACCTGTTCTATTTTTCCAACGGAGGGCGAGGAGCAGGCGCGCTGGTTTGGTGAGCAACTGGCAGATGCGATACGATTGCAGGCGCCGGGACAGCTGCTGCCCGGCACCCATGCAACGCTTGCCGCGGGCGCGGACGGTGACAAGGCCACCCTTGACAGCAGCACCGACGGTACCAGCCTGCCATCCGATCACGATGGCTTCTTCTACGCCCGCTTCCAGAAACGCGCCTGA
- the htpX gene encoding zinc metalloprotease HtpX, whose protein sequence is MFNWVKTFMLMAAITALFIVIGGMIGGRSGMMFALLIALGMNFFSYWFSDKMVLRMYNAQEVDAGSAPQFYGMVQDLAQRAGLPMPRVYLINEDAPNAFATGRNPEHAAVAATTGILRVLSERELRGVMAHELAHVRHRDILTSTIAATMAGAISALANMAMFFGGRDENGNRTNPIASIAVAILAPLAASLIQMAISRAREFEADRGGAEICGDPQALASALDKIHRYAQGIPFQAAEEHPATAQMMIMNPLSGGGIANLFSTHPATEERIARLMQMAQTGTYPA, encoded by the coding sequence ATGTTCAACTGGGTCAAGACCTTCATGCTGATGGCGGCCATCACGGCGCTGTTCATCGTCATCGGCGGCATGATCGGCGGGCGCAGCGGCATGATGTTCGCGCTGCTGATCGCGCTGGGCATGAACTTCTTCTCCTACTGGTTCTCGGACAAGATGGTCCTGCGCATGTACAACGCGCAGGAAGTCGATGCCGGCAGCGCGCCGCAGTTCTACGGCATGGTGCAGGACCTGGCGCAGCGCGCCGGCCTGCCGATGCCGCGCGTCTACCTGATCAATGAAGACGCGCCCAACGCCTTTGCCACCGGCCGCAACCCGGAGCATGCCGCGGTGGCGGCCACCACCGGCATCCTGCGGGTGCTGTCCGAGCGCGAGCTGCGCGGCGTGATGGCGCATGAGCTGGCCCACGTGCGCCACCGCGACATCCTGACCTCGACCATTGCCGCGACCATGGCCGGCGCGATCTCGGCACTGGCCAATATGGCGATGTTCTTCGGAGGCCGCGATGAAAACGGCAACCGCACCAACCCGATCGCCAGCATTGCCGTGGCCATCCTGGCGCCGCTGGCGGCCTCGCTGATCCAGATGGCGATCTCGCGCGCGCGCGAATTCGAAGCCGACCGCGGCGGCGCCGAGATCTGCGGCGACCCGCAGGCGCTGGCCAGCGCGCTCGACAAGATCCACCGCTACGCGCAGGGCATTCCGTTCCAGGCGGCCGAGGAACATCCGGCCACGGCGCAGATGATGATCATGAATCCGCTGTCCGGCGGCGGCATCGCCAACCTGTTCTCGACCCACCCGGCCACCGAGGAGCGCATCGCGCGCCTGATGCAGATGGCCCAGACCGGCACCTACCCGGCCTGA
- the fmt gene encoding methionyl-tRNA formyltransferase yields MSQASPLRVAFAGTPEFARVALEAIHAAGFPVVAVLTQPDRPAGRGMQLQASPVKQFAVANGLAPVLQPRSLRRQGKYPEEAAAAIDTLAGIAPDVMVVAAYGLILPAEVLALPRLGCLNIHGSLLPRWRGAAPIHRAIEAGDAETGITLMQMDEGLDTGDMLTREAVPIGADDTTGTLHDTLAALGARMIVDALRQLDTGRPLPATPQPEQGVTYAEKIAKDEAPLDLRRPAAELANQVRAFNPFPGATVQVGDTVIKCWQAVPLAAASSLPHPPGTVLAADAAGILIACGEGSALQVTELQKPGGRRQPAQQFLQALPLPPGTRCVVPGNGGAAA; encoded by the coding sequence ATGTCCCAAGCCAGCCCCTTGCGTGTCGCCTTTGCCGGCACGCCCGAGTTTGCGCGCGTCGCGCTGGAAGCCATCCACGCCGCCGGATTTCCGGTGGTCGCCGTGCTGACCCAGCCCGATCGGCCCGCCGGCCGCGGCATGCAGCTGCAGGCCAGCCCGGTAAAGCAGTTCGCCGTCGCCAATGGCCTGGCGCCGGTGCTGCAGCCGCGTTCGCTGCGCCGCCAGGGCAAGTATCCGGAAGAAGCCGCCGCGGCCATCGACACCCTTGCCGGCATCGCGCCGGATGTCATGGTGGTGGCGGCCTACGGCCTGATCCTGCCGGCCGAGGTGCTGGCGCTGCCGCGGCTGGGCTGCCTGAATATCCACGGCTCGCTGCTGCCGCGCTGGCGCGGCGCGGCGCCCATCCACCGCGCCATCGAGGCGGGCGACGCCGAGACCGGCATCACGCTGATGCAGATGGACGAGGGCCTGGACACCGGCGACATGCTCACGCGCGAGGCGGTGCCGATCGGCGCGGACGACACCACCGGCACGCTGCACGACACCCTGGCCGCGCTCGGCGCGCGCATGATCGTCGACGCGCTGCGGCAACTGGATACCGGCCGGCCGCTGCCGGCCACGCCGCAACCGGAGCAAGGCGTCACCTACGCCGAGAAGATCGCCAAGGACGAAGCGCCGCTGGACCTGCGCCGCCCGGCCGCCGAGCTGGCCAACCAGGTGCGCGCCTTCAATCCATTTCCGGGCGCCACCGTGCAGGTGGGCGACACCGTGATCAAGTGCTGGCAGGCCGTGCCGCTGGCGGCGGCCAGCAGCCTGCCGCATCCGCCCGGCACGGTGCTGGCCGCCGATGCCGCCGGCATCCTGATCGCCTGCGGCGAGGGCAGCGCGCTGCAGGTTACCGAGCTGCAGAAGCCGGGCGGCCGTCGCCAGCCGGCGCAGCAGTTCCTGCAAGCCTTGCCGCTGCCGCCGGGCACGCGCTGCGTGGTGCCCGGGAACGGAGGCGCGGCGGCTTGA
- the def gene encoding peptide deformylase produces the protein MAKLDILTYPDPRLHTVAKPVAAVDDRIRQLVKDMAETMYEAPGIGLAATQVNVHEQVVVIDVSETRDQLQVFINPEIVWASDNRKVWEEGCLSVPEVYDRVERPDRVRVRALNEKGESFELEADDLLAVCIQHEIDHLRGKVFVEYLSPLKLNRIKSKLQKRERARM, from the coding sequence ATGGCAAAACTCGACATCCTGACCTACCCCGATCCCCGCCTGCACACCGTTGCCAAACCCGTGGCCGCGGTGGACGACCGCATCCGCCAGCTGGTCAAGGACATGGCGGAAACCATGTACGAAGCGCCCGGCATCGGCCTGGCCGCGACCCAGGTCAACGTGCACGAGCAGGTGGTGGTGATCGACGTCTCGGAAACGCGCGACCAGCTCCAGGTCTTCATCAACCCGGAGATCGTCTGGGCCAGCGACAACCGCAAGGTGTGGGAAGAGGGCTGCCTGTCGGTGCCCGAGGTCTATGACCGGGTCGAGCGCCCCGACCGCGTGCGCGTGCGCGCGCTCAACGAGAAGGGCGAGAGCTTCGAACTCGAGGCCGACGACCTGCTGGCGGTCTGCATCCAGCATGAGATCGATCATCTGCGCGGCAAGGTCTTCGTCGAATACCTGTCGCCGCTCAAGCTCAACCGCATCAAGAGCAAGCTGCAGAAGCGCGAACGCGCCCGCATGTAA
- a CDS encoding LysM peptidoglycan-binding domain-containing protein yields the protein MRDLTKEHQAASGRRLHAFIPRFAYPCLSAAAFTAAAALPAAAADLTVTAAQQAEAQRTARQGIPVADLAPNAPSQYSVRAGDTLWGISGRFLRQPWRWPELWGMNRQQIRNPHLIYPGQILYLIQRDGRAWLSTAPGGSDTVRLSPQMRSGAADGAAILSIPAADIEPFLIRPLVVDQDTLDTSARIVAVSESRVILGRDDTGYARGIPADAPPGSDWQAYRPLTPVRDPVTQAVLGYEAEYEGNVRLARGAQGPDAVSTMQVTQARQEMGVGTLLMPQPAREALRYVPHASDAQLDGRVAKVYGGVEFGGARQVVVLNLGSQAGVEPGHVLALSRAGETVTDKTDGNRPIRLPDERYGLAFVFRVFPGVSYALVTDASNVIAVGDRAASPR from the coding sequence ATGCGCGATCTTACCAAAGAACACCAGGCGGCGTCGGGCCGCAGGCTGCACGCGTTCATCCCCAGATTTGCCTATCCATGCCTGAGTGCCGCGGCCTTCACCGCCGCGGCCGCGCTGCCGGCCGCGGCGGCGGACCTGACGGTCACGGCCGCCCAGCAGGCCGAGGCCCAGCGCACCGCCCGGCAGGGCATTCCCGTGGCCGACCTCGCCCCGAATGCACCCTCGCAATATTCGGTGCGTGCCGGCGACACGCTATGGGGCATTTCCGGCCGCTTCCTGCGCCAGCCGTGGCGCTGGCCCGAGCTGTGGGGCATGAACCGGCAGCAGATCCGCAATCCGCACCTGATCTACCCGGGCCAGATCCTGTACCTGATCCAGCGCGACGGGCGTGCCTGGCTGTCGACCGCGCCGGGTGGCAGCGACACCGTGCGCCTGTCGCCGCAGATGCGCAGCGGCGCCGCCGACGGCGCCGCCATCCTGAGCATCCCGGCCGCCGATATCGAGCCCTTCCTGATCCGCCCGCTGGTGGTTGACCAGGACACGCTCGATACCTCGGCGCGCATCGTGGCGGTGTCGGAATCGCGCGTCATCCTGGGCCGCGACGACACCGGCTATGCGCGCGGCATTCCCGCGGACGCGCCGCCGGGCAGCGACTGGCAGGCCTACCGCCCGCTCACCCCGGTGCGCGATCCCGTGACACAGGCCGTGCTTGGCTACGAGGCCGAATATGAAGGCAACGTGCGCCTGGCGCGCGGCGCGCAGGGCCCGGACGCGGTCTCGACCATGCAGGTCACGCAGGCCCGGCAAGAGATGGGCGTTGGCACGCTGCTGATGCCGCAGCCAGCGCGTGAAGCCCTGCGCTACGTGCCGCATGCGTCCGATGCGCAGCTCGACGGACGCGTCGCCAAGGTCTATGGCGGGGTGGAGTTCGGTGGCGCCAGGCAGGTGGTGGTGCTCAACCTTGGCAGCCAGGCGGGCGTGGAACCGGGCCACGTGCTGGCCCTGTCGCGCGCCGGCGAAACCGTGACCGACAAGACCGACGGCAACCGCCCCATCCGCCTGCCCGACGAGCGCTACGGACTGGCCTTCGTCTTCCGCGTGTTTCCCGGCGTCTCGTATGCGCTGGTCACCGACGCATCCAACGTGATCGCGGTCGGCGACCGCGCCGCCTCGCCGCGCTGA
- the dprA gene encoding DNA-processing protein DprA: protein MATSPAAPVCAAPSCHAGAGGQAVIRDADDLKAWLQLACAPGVGPVAVRLLLTAFGLPQQVLAQSVTALSAIVPAKLARAVLARPGAGLAALADRTLAWLRTPGNHLLTLADDAYPRRLFDLHDPPPLLYIRGDPALLARPAVAIVGARNATGQGKCDAQAFGRELSESGLTVVSGLALGIDAAAHAGGLLGCGGTVAVTGTGADRVYPPDNLALAREVAERGAVVTEFPLGMQGLPANFPRRNRIIAALAHGVLVVEAAARSGSLITARLAAELGREVFAVPGSIHAPLSQGCHLLIRQGAKLVERTQDVLEEINLGPAAPARGQPAAPALAAPPASDQSESADCADPLLAALGYDPVTLDALCERSGQRPDAAAARLLELELAGLAERLPGNLFRRLA, encoded by the coding sequence TTGGCGACATCTCCGGCGGCGCCCGTCTGCGCCGCACCTTCCTGCCATGCCGGTGCCGGCGGGCAAGCCGTCATCCGCGATGCCGATGACCTGAAGGCATGGCTGCAGCTGGCCTGTGCCCCCGGGGTCGGCCCGGTCGCGGTGCGCCTGCTGCTGACGGCGTTCGGGCTGCCGCAGCAAGTGCTGGCGCAGAGCGTGACGGCGCTGTCCGCCATCGTCCCGGCCAAGCTGGCCCGCGCGGTACTGGCCAGGCCCGGTGCCGGCCTGGCGGCGCTGGCCGATCGCACGCTGGCGTGGCTGCGTACGCCCGGCAACCACCTGCTCACGCTGGCCGACGACGCCTACCCTCGCCGCCTGTTCGACCTGCACGATCCGCCGCCGCTGCTATATATCAGAGGCGATCCCGCGCTGCTGGCCCGTCCCGCGGTGGCCATCGTCGGCGCGCGCAATGCCACCGGGCAGGGCAAGTGCGATGCGCAGGCGTTCGGGCGCGAGCTGTCCGAGTCGGGCCTGACGGTGGTCTCGGGCCTGGCGCTGGGCATCGACGCCGCGGCGCATGCCGGCGGGCTGCTCGGCTGCGGCGGCACCGTCGCGGTCACGGGTACCGGAGCCGATCGGGTCTATCCGCCCGACAACCTGGCGCTGGCCCGCGAGGTCGCCGAGCGCGGCGCCGTCGTCACCGAATTTCCGCTCGGCATGCAGGGCCTGCCGGCCAACTTCCCGCGCCGCAACCGCATCATCGCGGCGCTGGCGCACGGGGTGCTGGTGGTGGAAGCCGCGGCGCGCTCGGGCTCGCTGATCACTGCGCGGCTGGCCGCGGAACTCGGGCGCGAGGTGTTCGCGGTGCCTGGGTCGATCCACGCGCCGCTGTCACAGGGCTGCCACCTGCTGATCCGCCAGGGCGCCAAGCTGGTGGAGCGCACCCAGGACGTGCTGGAAGAGATCAACCTGGGGCCGGCGGCCCCGGCTCGTGGGCAGCCGGCGGCGCCGGCCCTGGCTGCGCCACCGGCTTCGGATCAATCTGAATCTGCCGACTGCGCCGACCCGCTGCTGGCCGCCCTGGGCTACGATCCGGTTACGCTGGATGCGCTGTGCGAGCGCAGCGGCCAGCGCCCGGATGCCGCCGCGGCACGCCTGCTGGAACTGGAACTGGCCGGGCTTGCCGAGCGTCTACCCGGAAACCTGTTCCGACGCCTCGCATGA
- a CDS encoding thioredoxin family protein produces the protein MTVYFPERDAGAIADCLAARPQGRLVACLCAQWCGTCRDYLTALTALAARYPDDCFVWIDIETHADALGDIDIENFPTVLVQPAAGGAPQFYGTLLPHIEVLERMLARGAAMPAPTEDMPHVLDWLLDGGRGGA, from the coding sequence ATGACCGTTTACTTTCCTGAACGTGACGCCGGCGCCATCGCCGACTGCCTGGCGGCGCGGCCACAGGGCCGTCTGGTAGCCTGCCTGTGCGCGCAGTGGTGCGGCACATGCCGGGATTACCTGACGGCGTTGACGGCGCTGGCGGCACGCTATCCGGATGACTGCTTTGTCTGGATCGATATCGAGACCCACGCGGATGCGCTGGGGGATATCGATATCGAGAATTTTCCGACCGTGCTGGTGCAGCCGGCGGCAGGCGGGGCGCCGCAGTTCTATGGCACCCTGCTGCCGCATATCGAGGTGCTCGAGCGCATGCTTGCGCGCGGCGCGGCCATGCCGGCGCCCACGGAAGATATGCCCCACGTGCTGGACTGGTTGCTTGACGGGGGGCGCGGCGGCGCCTAG
- a CDS encoding DNA topoisomerase III — translation MSKALIIAEKPSVAADIARALGGFTKHDEYFESDDYVLSSAVGHLVEIAAPDEYEVKRGKWSFANLPVIPPHFDLRPIAKTESRLKVLNRLIKRKDVTTLINACDAGREGELIFRLIAQQAKAKQPVRRLWLQSMTPQAIRDGFAALREDEDMLPLADAARCRSEADWLVGINGTRAMTAFNSKGGGFFLTTVGRVQTPTLSIVVEREEKIKHFVPRDYWEVRAEFIAAAGLYEGRWFDPKFKKNEFDPEARESRLWSEAEAKSIVAACRDKPGTVTEESRPSTQQSPALFDLTTLQREANSRFGFSAKNTLGLAQALYEKHKVLTYPRTDARALPEDYMDTVKQTMDMLADSSPNYLPHAKKILAQGWVRPNKKIFDNSKISDHFAIIPTLQAPKNLSEPEQKLYDLVVRRFLAVFFPAAEFQVTTRITEVAGHHFKTEGKVLVNPGWLVIYGREAQGDKDAANLVPVAKDEKVKTDKVEGVGLTTKPPARYNEATLLSAMEGAGKLVDDDALREAMAGKGLGTPATRAAIIEGLLTEKYLVREGRELIPTAKAFQLMTLLRGLGVQELTQAELTGEWEHKLSQIERGRLKRDEFMREIAQMTQQIVKRAKEYDSDTIPGDYATLDTPCPQCGGQVKENYRRFACTACEFSISKIPGGRQFEIEEVEELLQKKEIGPLQGFRSKMGRPFAAILKLGKDDEGHYKMEFDFGQNDDDNDGEPVDFSGQQPVGTCPKCGGSVFEHGMKYVCENSTTSPKSCDFTTGKIILQQEISREQIGKLLNEGKTDLLTGFKSSRTGRNFKAFLVKQPDGKIGFEFEAREPKAGAKSAAKAPAKAASRGTAEAEAAPATKTAAKTASKTAAKTAAAKAPAKKAAAKKAPAKTAAAKKTRAAAAGE, via the coding sequence ATGTCAAAAGCCCTCATCATCGCGGAAAAACCGTCGGTCGCGGCGGATATCGCCCGTGCCCTCGGGGGGTTTACCAAGCACGACGAGTATTTCGAGAGCGATGACTACGTGCTGTCCTCCGCCGTCGGCCACCTGGTAGAGATCGCCGCGCCGGACGAATATGAGGTCAAGCGTGGCAAGTGGAGCTTCGCCAACCTGCCGGTGATCCCGCCGCATTTCGACCTGCGCCCGATCGCGAAGACCGAATCGCGCCTGAAGGTGCTGAACCGGCTGATCAAGCGCAAGGATGTGACCACGCTGATCAACGCCTGCGACGCGGGGCGCGAAGGGGAACTGATTTTTCGCCTGATCGCTCAGCAGGCCAAGGCCAAGCAGCCGGTGCGCCGGCTGTGGCTGCAATCGATGACGCCGCAGGCGATCCGCGACGGCTTTGCCGCGCTGCGCGAAGACGAAGACATGCTGCCGCTGGCCGACGCCGCGCGCTGCCGCTCCGAGGCCGACTGGCTGGTCGGCATCAACGGCACGCGTGCCATGACCGCGTTCAACAGCAAGGGCGGCGGCTTCTTCCTGACTACCGTGGGCCGCGTGCAGACGCCGACGCTGTCGATCGTGGTCGAGCGCGAAGAGAAGATCAAGCACTTCGTCCCGCGCGACTACTGGGAAGTGCGCGCCGAGTTCATCGCCGCCGCCGGCCTGTATGAAGGCCGCTGGTTCGATCCCAAGTTCAAGAAGAACGAGTTCGACCCCGAGGCGCGCGAGTCGCGGCTGTGGAGCGAGGCCGAGGCCAAGAGCATCGTCGCCGCCTGCCGCGACAAGCCCGGCACCGTCACCGAGGAATCCAGGCCGTCGACGCAGCAGTCGCCGGCGCTGTTCGACCTGACCACGCTGCAGCGCGAGGCCAACTCGCGCTTCGGCTTCTCGGCCAAGAATACGCTCGGCCTGGCGCAGGCCCTGTATGAAAAGCACAAGGTCCTGACCTACCCGCGTACCGACGCGCGCGCGCTGCCCGAGGACTACATGGACACGGTCAAGCAGACCATGGACATGCTGGCCGACAGCTCGCCCAATTACCTGCCGCACGCCAAGAAAATCCTGGCGCAGGGTTGGGTTCGCCCGAACAAGAAGATCTTCGACAACAGCAAGATCAGCGACCACTTCGCCATCATCCCGACGCTGCAGGCGCCCAAGAACCTGTCGGAGCCGGAACAGAAGCTGTACGACCTGGTGGTGCGCCGCTTCCTGGCGGTGTTCTTCCCGGCGGCCGAGTTCCAGGTCACCACGCGCATTACCGAAGTTGCCGGCCACCACTTCAAGACCGAAGGCAAGGTGCTGGTCAACCCGGGCTGGCTGGTGATCTACGGGCGCGAGGCCCAGGGCGACAAGGACGCCGCCAATCTGGTGCCCGTGGCCAAGGATGAAAAGGTCAAGACCGACAAGGTCGAGGGCGTCGGGCTGACCACCAAGCCGCCCGCTCGCTACAACGAAGCCACGCTGCTGTCGGCGATGGAAGGCGCCGGCAAGCTGGTCGACGATGACGCGCTGCGCGAAGCCATGGCCGGCAAGGGCCTGGGCACGCCGGCCACGCGCGCGGCGATCATCGAAGGGCTGCTGACCGAGAAGTACCTGGTGCGCGAAGGACGCGAGCTGATCCCGACCGCCAAGGCGTTCCAGCTGATGACGCTGCTGCGCGGCCTGGGCGTGCAGGAACTGACGCAGGCGGAACTGACCGGCGAGTGGGAGCACAAGCTCTCGCAGATCGAGCGCGGCCGTCTCAAGCGCGACGAGTTCATGCGCGAGATCGCGCAGATGACGCAGCAGATCGTCAAGCGCGCCAAGGAATACGACAGCGATACCATCCCCGGCGATTACGCCACGCTGGACACGCCGTGCCCGCAGTGCGGCGGACAGGTCAAGGAGAACTATCGCCGCTTTGCCTGCACCGCGTGCGAATTCTCGATCAGCAAGATCCCGGGCGGCCGCCAGTTCGAGATCGAGGAAGTCGAAGAACTGCTGCAGAAGAAAGAGATCGGTCCGCTGCAGGGCTTCCGCAGCAAGATGGGCCGCCCGTTTGCCGCCATCCTCAAGCTGGGCAAGGACGACGAAGGCCATTACAAGATGGAATTCGACTTCGGCCAGAACGACGACGACAACGACGGCGAGCCGGTCGACTTCAGCGGCCAGCAGCCGGTAGGAACGTGCCCGAAGTGCGGCGGCTCGGTGTTCGAGCACGGCATGAAATACGTCTGCGAGAACAGCACGACCAGCCCCAAGAGCTGCGACTTCACCACCGGCAAGATCATCCTGCAGCAGGAAATCAGCCGCGAGCAGATCGGCAAGCTGCTCAACGAAGGCAAGACCGACCTGCTGACCGGCTTCAAGTCATCGCGCACCGGTCGCAACTTCAAGGCCTTCCTGGTCAAGCAGCCGGACGGCAAGATCGGCTTCGAGTTCGAGGCGCGCGAGCCCAAGGCCGGCGCCAAGAGCGCTGCCAAGGCCCCGGCCAAGGCGGCATCGCGCGGCACCGCCGAAGCCGAAGCGGCGCCGGCTACCAAGACCGCCGCCAAGACTGCGTCCAAGACGGCCGCCAAGACCGCAGCCGCCAAGGCCCCGGCGAAGAAGGCCGCGGCAAAGAAGGCTCCCGCCAAGACCGCCGCGGCAAAGAAGACACGCGCGGCAGCGGCCGGCGAGTAA